In Toxoplasma gondii ME49 chromosome X, whole genome shotgun sequence, a single genomic region encodes these proteins:
- a CDS encoding hypothetical protein (encoded by transcript TGME49_223490), with the protein MEAREPSKASRRLSAQQKLEEAVVSPFENSEATARLSVPPDSPRSERRNSLSRNLEGEKGASLPSAGAEPSDGASQRNASQGRQTQQAERENPSTSSSSSRDSGSQEQQGEEAQQRRSSTRSTDMSGDAEGQLGQKAESRVEGEGQGEGDAGQPKEVCREEEMGDDTEGGCQAEESSSPQANVPGTMGARIPRSRGRQAWREKGTVRSFGRFCKEAANRNKGSWESQKQARDQQKAMRQAELEMRQERSAVLRRRREKTEEKRRRKEENALKSSQVQVIKNTAKLRKWGKKARRDLVKMSPEMIQKLYNVRL; encoded by the coding sequence ATGGAGGCGAGGGAGCCCAGCAAAGCCTCGCGGCGGCTGTCTGCGCAGCAAAAACTCGAAGAGGCTGTGGTGTCGCCTTTCGAGAATTCGGAGGCCACAGCACGCCTTTCTGTGCCCCCCGATTCCCCGCGATCTGAGCGGCGCAACTCGCTCTCTCGTAAtctcgagggagagaagggagcttctttgccttctgcAGGAGCAGAGCCCTCAGATGGTGCATCGCAAAGAAACGCTTCGCAAGGACGGCAGACTCAACAGGCTGAAAGAGAAAatccttccacttcttcttcgtcctcgcgcGACAGTGGCAGTCAGGAGCAgcaaggcgaggaagcgcaGCAAAGGCGAAGCTCGACGAGGTCCACAGACATGTCGGGAGACGCCGAAGGGCAGCTGGGCCAGAAAGCAGAGTCACGGGTGGAAGGCGAGGGGCagggggaaggagacgcggggCAGCCTAAAGAAGTttgccgagaagaagaaatgggAGATGACACAGAAGGCGGTTGTCAGGCCGAGGAAAGCTCGTCACCGCAGGCAAATGTACCAGGCACGATGGGAGCTCGCATTCCTCGCAGTCGCGGCAGACaagcgtggagagagaagggcacTGTCAGAAGCTTTGGTCGGTTCTGCAAAGAGGCTGCGAATCGGAACAAGGGCTCCTGGGAAAGTCAGAAACAAGCGCGCGACCAGCAGAAAGCGATGCGACAAGCTGAGCTGGAGATGCGCCAAGAACGGTCGGCGGTgctcagaagaagacgagaaaagacggaggagaaaaggcgacgcaaagaagagaacgcgctCAAAAGCAGCCAGGTCCAGGTCATCAAGAATACCGCGAAACTGCGCAAATGGGGCAAGAAAGCCCGCAGAGACCTCGTCAAAATGAGTCCGGAAATGATTCAAAAACTCTATAATGTCCGCCTGTAA